GGTAAGGTAGAACACCATAGCAGCTCATTACGCGTAAGTAGTCTTCCTTGGACTACGCcacctaaaaagaaaacatatgACAATGTCATAAAAACAGTATAAAACATAGTTCACATTTAATATACCCAGCAGAACAAAGCTagccattttctttgtaaattttaaaagCTTAGAGACTTGCAGGTCTTTGCTACATAGGTAAGCAGTTTTGCCAACATGTAACCTCAGAACAGGCTCAAATTCCGTGTTTGCTAAGGCCATGGTAGCAATTTTTCTGCTTCCAAAGACCATTTTCATGTTATGACCATGCAGCATTTGCttgatctaaaaaaaaaaaaaggattaataTAGAGCAAcacaaaaaggcaaacaaactTCTACCTTAATAATTTCATGTGCTTTAGTAgaattttcatgaaaaatggCAATCAACTGTGAGTCAGCAAATCTTGAGTGAAACAGCTTAGCTAAAAGTTCTTCATATTTGCCGACCTGTGTTCAATAACATAACAAATCATACTGCAGAAAACCCCTTTAACAACATAAATGGTGTTGTAACCTCTTCATCCTCTTTTTTGGCTAAAATGTTGCCACAAACTTGAAACCATGGCACGCTAGTTAAAGGATCTGGGTAGATAGGTTCAAGAGCAGCCTTATACCGGGCCTTAACGTAATGATCTGGAATAGGTCTCTGGgttgtgaaaagaaaaatttagttAAATGGTAGGTATACTTAAATATTGTTTAATCGCACTTGAATATTCGGTTTTCTTGTTCTCCACCTTATTGCCGTGGCAGTCGGTAACCAGGGTTTTAATAGGCCTTAATGAATATCAAGAGGTTAAGTTGAGGATAATATGTAAATTGAAGCATCCTTTACTTTGAAAGTGTATAAGTCTATTTGTGGACTCTATGGCAGCCATTGTTCAATCGTTATTTCTTTTACTTAAGAAAGCAGCAATGACGGAATACAATTTAATATGCAAGATTCTAGTTTTGATTTCAGTTTTGACTACAGGAAGCAGACGATGCTTGGATGCCATACCAGATAAAGAGGTGTAAAATGATTAACCAGTTAAAAACAAGGTGCCA
The nucleotide sequence above comes from Daphnia carinata strain CSIRO-1 chromosome 3, CSIRO_AGI_Dcar_HiC_V3, whole genome shotgun sequence. Encoded proteins:
- the LOC130685272 gene encoding large ribosomal subunit protein uL10m-like is translated as MAAIESTNRLIHFQSLLKPWLPTATAIRWRTRKPNIQRPIPDHYVKARYKAALEPIYPDPLTSVPWFQVCGNILAKKEDEEVGKYEELLAKLFHSRFADSQLIAIFHENSTKAHEIIKIKQMLHGHNMKMVFGSRKIATMALANTEFEPVLRLHVGKTAYLCSKDLQVSKLLKFTKKMASFVLLGGVVQGRLLTRNELLWCSTLPDINMLRAELCSILTSSTSQLSQSLTYQQQQLARSLEQHIKQNGETSYDGES